tcatatttgcaATATATTTATGCCAAAAAACTTTGGGAATTATCGGATACTTGGTCAGTGGCTGAATGATGCATTTTGTCTCTTTAACTTTGGTTTCTGCATGTGGGTGATTTCTCTACATACTTTGTTGCAAAACGTAGGACTTGTTGGATGCTAAATCTTGCATGCATTATGTGCTGTATTTGATGAACAAATGTTGAGATTAGAGGTAGAAAAGCCTTCAGCCCTTTGTCGTGCAGCAATTGGAGCTCTATAGAGGTTTTTGACTTAATATCTCACAAAGAGCTCTAGAGTAATTTCTCACTCACACAATATGTATAAATCAAAGTAAACACACTACTAAATATTATCCTAATGAAACAATACATGTAAATAAAcgatttataattaatctcaatcttttttataatttatttttttaagattaatcCTATGGCTCATTTAATTTAGTACTGAAAGTAAACGAGCCTGCTTCGACACCAGTCGAGAAGGCGCACAGGGCTCCCCATTTTGGCAACAAACTGTACCAAACATTCATGATCATCGGAATCCACAAAAGACATCCGCGTCAAAGACTATGCAATTTAACATATACTGGATTGCAAAATGTTATTTCAAGATAAAGATTCTAAAGGGACATACGCCAGGAAAAAATAATCCAACAAAATCTCTGGAAGCTAGCTACAATCCATGTTATAACTTGGATTTCCAATATTTGCTTTCAGGGATAGCCCTTCAAAGGGTCAGCCGTTTTGCCCGATCTGGCATCACTCCATGCTTTAGCAATAGTTCTTTTCATATCCTCGTCACCTTCCTCATACATATTCTGTAAACGAATGATCGATATTTGAATTAGTGTAGGAAGACCAATAAAACAACTTAGAAGAGAGAATTAGTGACTGTATCGGCTTAAGCCATACCTTCATCAGGTCCATTATACCAGCCATTGGATCCTTCTCCTTGTCTAAACTTGGCTTCAACTGTAATATCATAAAACACACGTTAACACACCATACCGCCATAGTTAAACATCTGAAGGTCAAGGCATTACTGAGGAATTACCTTATCTTCTTTGAAGTGCAAATCCAACCAATTCCCCTTAGAAGCTTTGACTAAGGTGACAACCACCCTCTTAGGCTTCACAAGTACCTTACATTTCTCAGGTACAATCTCTTTGTTCAACTTAGGTACAGCACAACGGTAGTTCTTACCTTGAACATCATGGAATTTGATATCAAAAGACATTGGCTTAAAATCAGCTTCAATCTTCTCCTGATCAACCCCCTCCAATGATACATAAATCTaagaaatagaaataaaaaacaaaaagtatatcAAAGACAAGAATCGGTGCGCGATAAACATAGTAAGCTAATGCAATCAGCACGTGCTGAAAAATGATTCAAATGCAATAACACAATATAATCTTTGCTAACAGTAGAAGAACTTCACATCGGTAAAACAAAAACTTATACAGGGAATCTTCAAGAGCAATAAAGTTGTGGATGTTCAAATTGAATGGTGGATGCTCAAATTTGAATGGCGGAGACATAAaggatttaaattttctcaaagaTATAGAATAAATTTCGATCAAAGTTCTATGCCCAACTAATCACACGAAATTAGATAACGAACAGGATAAGAAAGACTTCTATTAAAAGCATAAGAGgtgttaattaatatgcatcCTACCTTCAATTTATCATTATCCTGATCCCagctgaaggagccaagtgtAGCATAAGTTAACAATGGGTTCGATGCTGCCTTTGGGGCACTTGATATTGGAGTTGCCGTGGAGACAGCTGAAACTGGAGCTGGTGTATGAGGAGCTGGTGCAGATTCAGCTTCTTTTGTtaactgaaaaagaaaatcacaaaattaaagtattataAAGAGGGAAGAAGAGCAAATTTccaatgaaattttcaaaatgaacgATAGCACTTTAATGCAAATACTTCATTGTACCAAGAAACGTTCATCTAGTACAAACACCTGAGCACGACCGAGGGAGGGAGCCCTTAG
This genomic window from Sesamum indicum cultivar Zhongzhi No. 13 linkage group LG12, S_indicum_v1.0, whole genome shotgun sequence contains:
- the LOC105175713 gene encoding calcyclin-binding protein, which translates into the protein MASSEDFALDLEELKQLHAIAKRPRVVSLISSEIRNLEKLTKEAESAPAPHTPAPVSAVSTATPISSAPKAASNPLLTYATLGSFSWDQDNDKLKIYVSLEGVDQEKIEADFKPMSFDIKFHDVQGKNYRCAVPKLNKEIVPEKCKVLVKPKRVVVTLVKASKGNWLDLHFKEDKLKPSLDKEKDPMAGIMDLMKNMYEEGDEDMKRTIAKAWSDARSGKTADPLKGYP